In Gemmatimonadota bacterium, one DNA window encodes the following:
- a CDS encoding GAF domain-containing protein encodes MSAGGELHPGPAHGPAFGEASLANCEREQIHLAGSIQPHGMLLVLAGPDLVIRQASLNITDLLGPQTPHGRPLADVLPDLVGPIRARMDQDLAERALAFRWTHGERGPFDVFLHRPASGGLVVELERAGPPLAAADLLKTALDRILPRASLQQLSDEVALVLRGLAGYDRVMVYRFDEEGHGEVVAEERRADLEAFLGNRYPATDIPQIARGLYRRNRSRVLVDVAYEPCPVLPRVDPDTGRELDMSLCVLRSMSPIHIQYLKNMGVGATLVVSLVVGDRLWGLIACHHYAPRAISYEMRSICELIGEAVSMRIAALESVMQARVELDVRRMEQRLAEAIAAHGDWRAVLVENPQTLLGAVDATGLALFEDGQVLTAGEVPGTPELRRVQEWVLTRGWPADGVVATAALGSEAPDLSDVADIASGVLAVRLSAAGEMLVWLRPEQVRVVTWGGDPNKAVVIGDDPSTLSPRRSFAQWHQLVEGTSARWTPADLATARLIGESIGNIMLQFRSVRMLIARDQVARVDRLMRDSDQGLVITDPRGQVLLVNAPVVAALGDGAARLRYLDELPGLFGNDPALREGVSAALDTRRSWRGEVVRAEEDRSRPFLVQIDCVTTAPDRPLGYVVLLADLTLQKDADELRRRLQKRILEHPAPGRDGSWDAERGVPYRVLHSLLSGNARSAALEIADGVERLRIPGLLEGVRDSADRSLRLLEHLLRYGTDDA; translated from the coding sequence GTGAGCGCCGGAGGCGAACTCCACCCCGGGCCGGCGCACGGGCCGGCGTTCGGTGAGGCCAGCCTCGCCAACTGCGAGCGCGAGCAGATCCATCTGGCGGGCTCGATCCAGCCGCACGGCATGCTGCTCGTGCTGGCGGGGCCCGACCTGGTGATCCGTCAGGCCAGCCTGAACATCACGGACCTGCTCGGGCCGCAGACCCCCCACGGCCGCCCGCTCGCCGACGTTCTCCCGGATCTCGTCGGGCCGATCCGCGCGCGGATGGACCAGGATCTGGCGGAACGGGCCCTGGCCTTCCGCTGGACGCACGGTGAACGCGGCCCGTTCGACGTGTTCCTCCATCGCCCGGCGAGCGGCGGTCTGGTGGTGGAGCTCGAGCGTGCCGGTCCACCGCTCGCCGCCGCCGACCTGCTCAAGACGGCGCTCGATCGTATCCTGCCGCGCGCCTCCCTGCAGCAGCTCTCCGACGAGGTGGCCCTGGTGCTGCGCGGACTCGCCGGGTACGACCGTGTCATGGTCTACCGCTTCGACGAGGAGGGGCACGGCGAGGTCGTCGCGGAGGAGCGCCGGGCGGATCTCGAAGCGTTCCTCGGGAACCGCTACCCGGCCACGGACATCCCGCAGATCGCGCGCGGGCTCTACCGGCGCAATCGCAGCCGCGTCCTGGTCGACGTCGCCTACGAGCCCTGTCCCGTCCTGCCGCGCGTCGACCCCGACACCGGGCGGGAGCTGGACATGTCGCTCTGTGTGCTGCGGAGCATGTCTCCGATCCACATCCAGTACCTCAAGAACATGGGCGTGGGTGCCACGCTGGTCGTGTCCCTGGTGGTGGGCGACCGGTTGTGGGGGCTCATCGCGTGCCACCACTACGCACCGCGCGCGATCTCCTACGAGATGCGCTCGATCTGCGAGCTGATCGGTGAGGCGGTCAGCATGCGCATCGCCGCGCTCGAGAGCGTGATGCAGGCACGCGTGGAGCTCGATGTCCGGCGCATGGAGCAGCGCCTGGCCGAGGCGATCGCCGCGCATGGCGACTGGCGCGCCGTGCTGGTGGAGAACCCGCAGACCCTGCTCGGCGCGGTGGATGCGACGGGACTCGCACTGTTCGAGGACGGTCAGGTCCTGACGGCGGGTGAGGTGCCGGGCACGCCGGAGCTGCGCCGCGTGCAGGAGTGGGTCCTGACGCGGGGTTGGCCCGCCGACGGAGTGGTGGCGACGGCGGCGCTGGGGAGCGAGGCTCCGGATCTGAGCGACGTGGCGGACATCGCGAGTGGCGTGTTGGCTGTGCGTCTGAGCGCCGCCGGCGAGATGCTGGTCTGGCTGCGCCCCGAGCAGGTGCGGGTCGTGACGTGGGGCGGCGATCCGAACAAGGCCGTCGTGATCGGTGACGATCCCAGCACACTCTCCCCGCGGCGCTCGTTTGCGCAGTGGCACCAGCTCGTCGAGGGCACATCGGCGCGGTGGACGCCCGCCGACCTCGCCACCGCGCGGCTCATCGGCGAGTCGATCGGGAACATCATGCTGCAGTTCCGATCCGTGCGGATGCTCATCGCGCGTGATCAGGTCGCCCGCGTCGATCGCTTGATGCGCGACTCCGACCAGGGCCTGGTGATCACCGACCCGCGCGGGCAGGTGCTGCTGGTCAACGCACCGGTCGTCGCCGCGCTCGGGGACGGTGCGGCCCGTCTGCGCTACCTGGACGAGCTGCCGGGGCTGTTCGGGAACGATCCTGCATTGCGCGAGGGCGTCTCGGCGGCGCTCGACACCCGGCGCTCCTGGCGCGGCGAGGTCGTCCGGGCCGAAGAGGACCGCAGCCGGCCGTTCCTGGTCCAGATCGACTGCGTGACGACGGCGCCCGACCGCCCGCTCGGCTACGTGGTGTTGCTCGCGGACCTCACGCTGCAGAAGGATGCGGACGAGCTGCGTCGTCGGCTGCAGAAACGGATCCTGGAGCATCCCGCTCCCGGCCGGGACGGGTCGTGGGATGCCGAGCGGGGTGTGCCCTACCGTGTGCTGCACTCCCTGCTGAGTGGCAACGCCCGCTCGGCCGCGTTGGAGATCGCCGACGGAGTGGAGCGTCTACGGATCCCCGGGCTGCTGGAAGGGGTGCGCGACTCCGCGGACCGCTCGCTGCGCCTGCTGGAGCATCTGCTCCGCTACGGTACCGACGACGCCTGA
- a CDS encoding biliverdin-producing heme oxygenase gives MNEPGIAEDLPGALKRHTWPLHRTAERSGLVRELLNRRLRAAPYHRFLRNLLPVYEALEEGLASAGSVPALAALQVPPLGRSAALVADLDTLAGPGWAQRLPVLEEGRVYAERVRETAVRCPERLLAHAYVRYLGDLNGGQILARLVAEQLELQGGAGVAFYDFGAVGTPRDLVERLREGLRQAGRHLLDPAGILQEAEEAFRLNIRLSEAVLSSGPEPQASSVP, from the coding sequence GTGAACGAGCCGGGGATCGCAGAGGACCTGCCCGGGGCGCTCAAGCGGCATACGTGGCCCCTGCACCGGACGGCGGAGCGCAGCGGACTCGTACGGGAGCTGTTGAACCGGCGGCTGCGGGCGGCCCCCTATCACCGGTTCCTGCGCAACCTCCTGCCGGTCTACGAAGCCCTGGAGGAGGGGCTGGCGTCGGCCGGTTCGGTCCCCGCCCTCGCGGCCCTGCAGGTCCCCCCCCTCGGCCGGTCGGCCGCGCTGGTCGCGGATCTCGACACCCTCGCCGGACCGGGGTGGGCGCAGCGCCTGCCCGTCCTCGAGGAGGGCCGCGTCTACGCGGAGCGGGTACGGGAGACGGCCGTCCGGTGCCCCGAGCGCCTCCTGGCCCACGCCTACGTGCGCTACCTGGGCGACCTCAACGGCGGTCAGATCCTGGCCCGGCTCGTCGCGGAGCAGCTGGAGCTCCAGGGTGGGGCGGGCGTCGCGTTCTACGACTTCGGCGCCGTGGGCACGCCTCGCGACCTCGTGGAGCGATTGCGGGAAGGGCTCCGGCAGGCCGGCCGGCACCTGCTCGACCCCGCGGGGATCCTGCAGGAGGCGGAGGAGGCCTTCCGCCTCAACATCCGACTGTCGGAGGCCGTGCTGTCCAGCGGCCCGGAGCCTCAGGCGTCGTCGGTACCGTAG
- the hemC gene encoding hydroxymethylbilane synthase translates to MGTRGSDLALWQATTVAAALADGGLDAEPRLVVVQTSGDRIQDLPLSLVEGKAFFTKELDRALLDGEIDLAVHSFKDVPTRLPDGIVLGAVLERGDPRDALVGAGGATLAELPAGSRIGTSSPRRRAFLQRARPDLVPVDLRGNVPTRVEVVASGRLDGAILALAGLVRLGLEDRVTDVLDPAAFVPAPAQGAVAVLVRTGEAGTVAGLDHATTRAAAVAERTVLRRLEGGCHAPLGALARGAEQFQLHAAVASLDGSEVLEERGAGPASEPERLGEALAERLLARGAARLVSARRSPTERVG, encoded by the coding sequence ATCGGTACGAGGGGTTCGGATCTGGCGCTGTGGCAGGCGACCACGGTCGCGGCTGCGCTGGCGGACGGGGGTCTGGACGCCGAGCCGAGGCTGGTCGTGGTCCAGACCTCCGGGGATCGGATCCAGGACCTACCGCTCTCCCTCGTGGAAGGCAAGGCCTTCTTCACCAAGGAGCTCGACCGCGCGCTCCTGGATGGGGAGATCGACCTCGCGGTCCACTCCTTCAAGGATGTGCCCACCCGGCTGCCGGACGGCATCGTCCTGGGGGCCGTGCTGGAACGGGGGGACCCGCGTGACGCCCTGGTCGGCGCCGGCGGAGCCACCCTGGCCGAGCTCCCGGCCGGGAGCCGGATCGGCACCAGCAGTCCCCGTCGGCGCGCCTTCCTGCAGCGTGCCCGTCCGGACCTGGTGCCGGTGGATCTGCGCGGGAACGTCCCGACCCGCGTCGAGGTGGTCGCCTCCGGTCGTCTGGACGGAGCCATCCTCGCCCTGGCGGGCCTCGTCCGGCTGGGCCTCGAGGACCGGGTCACCGACGTGCTGGACCCGGCCGCCTTCGTTCCGGCTCCGGCCCAGGGCGCGGTGGCCGTCCTGGTGCGGACCGGGGAGGCGGGGACGGTGGCGGGCCTGGACCACGCCACCACCCGCGCGGCCGCCGTGGCCGAGCGCACGGTGCTGCGCCGGCTGGAGGGGGGCTGTCACGCCCCCCTGGGGGCCCTGGCGCGAGGGGCCGAGCAGTTTCAGCTGCACGCCGCGGTGGCCTCGCTCGACGGCAGCGAGGTGCTGGAGGAGCGCGGAGCCGGGCCGGCCAGCGAGCCGGAACGCCTCGGGGAGGCCCTGGCCGAACGCCTGCTGGCCCGGGGCGCGGCGCGCCTGGTCTCGGCGCGGAGGAGCCCGACGGAGCGGGTGGGGTGA
- a CDS encoding uroporphyrinogen-III synthase: MNALTGIGVAVTREEPVGGPLGLRLAERGARVHLWPTVRSVPPSDPAPLADALARLDAFDWIVCTSARAVEALPVVTSPPAPRLAAVGRGTARAARARGWAVACTGPAGAVELGRLLVEGRSFRGRRVLVPLSSLAGDELTGLLREAGAEVERVTAYETRIGLEDAARCRSDLASGEVRAITFCSPSAAEGFGPAADWPEGRSARCVALGATTGARLRALGWAPAEADEASFEGLAGAVERALAEPRA, encoded by the coding sequence GTGAACGCCCTGACCGGGATCGGCGTGGCGGTGACCCGGGAGGAGCCCGTGGGAGGGCCGCTGGGCCTGCGGCTCGCCGAGCGGGGCGCCCGCGTGCATCTGTGGCCGACCGTCCGGTCCGTACCCCCCTCCGATCCCGCCCCCCTGGCCGACGCGCTGGCGCGCCTGGACGCCTTCGACTGGATCGTCTGCACCAGCGCACGCGCGGTGGAGGCGCTGCCCGTGGTGACGTCCCCTCCCGCTCCGCGTCTGGCTGCGGTGGGACGGGGCACGGCTCGCGCCGCGCGCGCCCGCGGCTGGGCCGTCGCCTGCACCGGGCCCGCGGGCGCCGTGGAGCTGGGCCGGCTCCTGGTGGAGGGGCGCAGCTTCCGGGGCCGCCGCGTCCTGGTTCCCCTGAGCTCGCTGGCGGGCGACGAGCTCACCGGGCTCCTGCGGGAGGCCGGGGCCGAGGTCGAACGCGTGACCGCCTACGAGACCCGGATCGGCCTGGAGGATGCCGCGCGCTGCCGGAGCGATCTGGCCTCGGGCGAGGTCCGCGCCATCACGTTCTGCAGCCCCTCCGCCGCGGAGGGGTTCGGCCCGGCGGCCGACTGGCCCGAGGGTCGCTCGGCCCGATGCGTGGCGCTGGGCGCGACCACGGGGGCGCGCCTGCGCGCCCTGGGGTGGGCGCCGGCAGAGGCGGACGAGGCCTCCTTCGAGGGCCTGGCAGGGGCGGTCGAACGGGCGCTCGCGGAGCCCCGCGCGTGA
- the hemB gene encoding porphobilinogen synthase produces the protein MRLRARPGLRSLVRETRLHPGAFVLPLFVVDGEDVRRPVSSMPGVEQLSVDQVVADARAAATAGVGGVLLFGVPDAKDAAGTAAWDAEGPVARALRALAREVPDLERWADVCLCEYTDHGHCGVLDAHAHIDLAATLPALARAAVTYAQAGATAVAPSDMLDGRVRVIRQALDGAGFPLLPIVSYAVKYASAFYGPFRDAAGSTPAFGDRRSHQMDPANTDEALREAELDLDEGADILLVKPAGAYLDVIWRVKERFGRPTAAYQVSGEYSMLKAAARAGWLDERRAALESLLAIRRAGADIVITYYAREAAAWLREEEARG, from the coding sequence ATGCGTCTCCGCGCTCGTCCCGGGCTCCGCTCGCTCGTCCGCGAGACGCGCTTGCACCCGGGTGCGTTCGTGCTCCCGCTGTTCGTGGTGGACGGCGAGGACGTCCGACGGCCCGTCTCCAGCATGCCCGGGGTGGAGCAGCTGTCGGTGGACCAGGTCGTCGCCGACGCGCGCGCGGCCGCGACCGCAGGCGTCGGAGGGGTGCTGCTCTTCGGCGTTCCCGACGCGAAGGACGCAGCCGGGACGGCCGCCTGGGATGCCGAAGGCCCCGTCGCGCGGGCGCTGCGGGCCCTGGCGCGGGAGGTCCCCGACCTGGAGCGTTGGGCGGACGTCTGCCTCTGCGAGTACACGGACCACGGCCACTGCGGCGTGCTGGACGCCCACGCGCACATCGACCTGGCCGCCACCCTGCCGGCCCTGGCCCGTGCGGCGGTCACCTACGCGCAGGCGGGCGCCACCGCCGTGGCGCCCAGCGACATGCTGGACGGTCGCGTTCGGGTCATCCGCCAGGCTCTCGACGGGGCCGGGTTCCCGCTGCTGCCGATCGTCTCGTACGCCGTCAAGTACGCGTCGGCGTTCTACGGGCCGTTCCGGGACGCCGCCGGGTCCACGCCGGCCTTCGGCGATCGCCGCAGCCATCAGATGGATCCGGCCAACACGGACGAGGCGCTGCGCGAGGCGGAGCTGGACCTGGACGAGGGTGCCGATATCCTGCTGGTCAAGCCCGCCGGTGCGTACCTGGATGTGATCTGGCGCGTGAAGGAGCGCTTCGGCCGCCCCACGGCGGCGTACCAGGTCTCGGGGGAATACAGCATGCTCAAGGCGGCCGCGCGCGCCGGGTGGTTGGACGAACGTCGCGCGGCCCTGGAGTCGTTGCTCGCGATCCGGCGAGCCGGAGCCGACATCGTGATCACCTACTATGCACGTGAAGCCGCGGCCTGGCTGCGGGAGGAGGAGGCACGTGGCTGA
- the hemL gene encoding glutamate-1-semialdehyde 2,1-aminomutase has protein sequence MPGGVNSPVRAFSSVGGTPRFVREAHGARLRDVDGRSYLDLVGSWGPMILGHDHAAVREAIERALAHGTSFGTPTSGEVELAELLVEAIPSLERVRLVTSGTEATMSAVRLARAATGRDRMIKFRGCYHGHADGFLVEAGSGAATLGVPSSPGVTEGTARDTLVAEFNDADGVEALLDAHRDEVACVIVEPVGGNMGCVPPLPDFLPALRTLCDRHGALLIFDEVMTGFRVAWGGAQARYGVRPDLTTLGKVIGGGLPVGAYGGRADLMDRIAPRGPVYQAGTLSGNPIAVAAGLAVLRTIKAQPDFYDRLEALGTILDEQMHGLGTWNRVGAMGSLFFTDGPVRSWEDARRIDTARFAAFFHAMLERGVHLPPSAFESWFLSIAHTEADVRAVADAARASLAASEVQA, from the coding sequence ATGCCCGGTGGCGTCAACTCTCCCGTACGCGCCTTCTCCTCCGTCGGCGGCACACCCCGCTTCGTGCGCGAGGCCCACGGCGCCCGCCTGCGCGACGTCGACGGGAGAAGCTATCTCGATCTCGTCGGTTCCTGGGGACCGATGATCCTCGGTCATGATCACGCCGCCGTGCGTGAGGCGATCGAACGCGCCCTGGCCCATGGGACGTCGTTCGGCACGCCGACCTCCGGCGAGGTGGAGCTGGCCGAGCTGCTGGTGGAGGCGATCCCCTCCCTGGAGCGCGTGCGGCTCGTGACCTCCGGCACCGAGGCGACCATGAGCGCGGTGCGCCTGGCGCGCGCCGCCACCGGCCGCGACCGGATGATCAAGTTCCGGGGCTGCTACCACGGTCATGCCGACGGCTTCCTGGTGGAGGCGGGGTCGGGGGCGGCCACGCTGGGCGTGCCTTCGAGCCCAGGCGTGACCGAGGGGACCGCGCGCGATACGCTCGTCGCGGAGTTCAACGACGCCGACGGCGTCGAGGCGCTCCTGGACGCGCACCGGGACGAGGTCGCGTGCGTGATCGTGGAGCCGGTCGGCGGCAACATGGGCTGTGTGCCGCCTCTGCCGGACTTCCTGCCGGCGTTGCGCACGCTGTGCGACCGACACGGCGCGCTGCTGATCTTCGACGAGGTGATGACCGGCTTCCGCGTGGCCTGGGGCGGCGCCCAGGCGCGGTACGGCGTCCGGCCCGACCTGACCACACTGGGCAAGGTGATCGGCGGGGGCCTGCCCGTGGGCGCCTACGGGGGCCGCGCCGACCTCATGGACCGCATCGCGCCCCGCGGGCCGGTCTATCAGGCGGGTACGCTGTCCGGCAATCCCATCGCGGTCGCGGCCGGCCTCGCGGTCCTGCGCACCATCAAGGCCCAGCCGGACTTCTACGACCGCCTGGAGGCCCTGGGGACCATCCTGGACGAGCAGATGCACGGACTGGGCACCTGGAACCGCGTCGGCGCGATGGGCTCGCTGTTCTTCACGGACGGGCCCGTGCGGAGCTGGGAGGATGCGCGGCGCATCGACACGGCGCGTTTCGCCGCGTTCTTCCACGCGATGCTCGAGCGCGGAGTCCACCTCCCGCCGAGCGCGTTCGAGAGTTGGTTCCTGTCCATCGCGCACACCGAAGCGGATGTCCGCGCCGTGGCCGACGCCGCGCGGGCCTCCCTGGCCGCATCGGAGGTGCAAGCATGA
- the hemE gene encoding uroporphyrinogen decarboxylase, which translates to MSDPSPPPFLEACARRAPSRRPIWIMRQAGRYLPEYRALREQHGFMTLMKTPDLAVEVTLQPIRRFDLDAAILFADIMTPVEGMGFDLEFAPGPVIANPVRTPADLDRLRTAEPEETVPFVLEAVRTLRAELPAHVPLIGFAGAPFTLFCYVVQGGSSKSFMAPRGFLRRHPDAAVALLERLADVQLAYLRAQHAAGAQALMLFDSWSGLLGPETFSELVLPSVRRIRQGLADTGVPFIYFPFGGSTLLETLRGEPFDVVGIDWRLPLSRARAILGDDVALQGNLDPAALFADRAGLTRAARRVIDEAGTHPGHIFNLGHGIEPDVDPDQVAHLIDVVHDPSD; encoded by the coding sequence ATGAGCGATCCGTCTCCGCCCCCCTTCCTCGAAGCCTGCGCCCGACGCGCGCCGTCGCGACGTCCGATCTGGATCATGCGGCAGGCGGGGCGCTACCTCCCGGAGTACCGGGCCCTGCGCGAGCAGCACGGCTTCATGACGCTCATGAAGACGCCCGATCTCGCGGTGGAGGTCACGCTGCAGCCGATCCGGCGCTTTGACCTGGATGCCGCCATCCTGTTCGCGGACATCATGACTCCGGTCGAAGGCATGGGATTCGACCTGGAGTTCGCCCCCGGGCCCGTCATCGCCAATCCGGTGCGCACGCCGGCGGACCTGGACCGGCTCCGCACCGCCGAGCCCGAAGAGACCGTCCCGTTCGTGCTCGAGGCGGTGCGCACCCTGCGCGCCGAGCTGCCCGCACACGTGCCGCTGATCGGCTTCGCCGGCGCGCCGTTCACCCTGTTCTGCTATGTGGTGCAGGGCGGCAGCAGCAAGTCCTTCATGGCGCCCCGCGGCTTCCTGCGCCGGCACCCCGACGCGGCCGTCGCGCTGCTGGAGCGACTGGCCGACGTGCAGCTCGCCTATCTGCGGGCGCAGCACGCCGCCGGGGCGCAGGCCCTCATGCTCTTCGATTCCTGGAGCGGGCTCCTGGGGCCGGAGACGTTCTCGGAGCTGGTGCTGCCGTCCGTGCGGCGGATCCGCCAGGGGCTGGCCGACACCGGTGTGCCGTTCATCTACTTCCCGTTCGGCGGCTCCACGCTGCTGGAGACCCTGCGGGGCGAGCCCTTCGACGTCGTGGGCATCGACTGGCGCCTGCCCCTGTCCCGCGCACGCGCCATTCTCGGCGACGACGTGGCCCTGCAGGGCAACCTGGATCCGGCGGCCCTCTTTGCCGACCGCGCGGGTCTGACCCGCGCTGCCCGGCGGGTCATCGACGAGGCCGGCACCCATCCCGGCCACATCTTCAACCTCGGGCACGGCATCGAGCCGGACGTGGATCCGGATCAGGTGGCGCATCTCATCGACGTCGTGCACGACCCATCGGACTGA
- the hemG gene encoding protoporphyrinogen oxidase: MDTDVVVLGAGISGLSCARRLRASGADVVLLEAGERPGGPIATERTPEGFLIEHGPQTVRVADPDLLAELDGLGGDTARIGAEPASGRRFVVWKGRPQALPHGPGALVRTPLLSARGKLRLLREPFVRARPGADPTVAEFVRGRLGPEVADRLVDPFVAGVYAGRSDRLSAAATLPDLVEGVRAHGSLLRWGLRGRPRRAAGAPRPTLVSFREGLGEWPRRLAEALGPALRLQDPAVALEPHAGGWIVHTGSGGTVRARAVVSALPAPAAAALVRELDGAAADALDGIGYAPVAVVHLGFVCAEPPDVLRGFGCLNPTGEGRRTLGTLFSSSLFPGRAPEGHVLTATFVGGSRAPEAFVEDDTALVDRALHEHRTLFGLDAPAFERVIRWRRAIPQYEVGHTERIARVRRLEVARPGLRLIGSWRGGVSVPGCWASGRATADAVAGEMRPAGTSASVGRSSSLLAAGSPS, encoded by the coding sequence ATGGATACCGACGTCGTCGTGCTCGGAGCCGGCATCAGCGGTCTCTCGTGTGCGCGGCGCCTGCGCGCGTCCGGCGCGGACGTCGTGCTGCTCGAGGCCGGCGAGCGCCCGGGAGGGCCGATCGCGACCGAGCGGACGCCGGAGGGCTTCCTGATCGAGCACGGTCCCCAGACCGTGCGCGTGGCCGACCCCGACCTCCTGGCCGAGCTGGACGGGCTTGGAGGGGACACCGCGCGCATCGGGGCCGAGCCGGCGAGCGGACGCCGATTCGTCGTGTGGAAGGGACGCCCCCAGGCGCTGCCGCACGGCCCGGGCGCGCTGGTGCGCACGCCGCTCCTCAGCGCGCGCGGCAAGCTGCGTCTGCTGCGCGAGCCCTTCGTGCGTGCCCGGCCGGGTGCCGATCCGACCGTGGCGGAGTTCGTGCGCGGGCGGCTCGGGCCGGAGGTGGCGGACCGGCTCGTGGATCCGTTCGTGGCCGGGGTCTATGCCGGGCGTAGCGACCGGTTGTCCGCCGCAGCGACGTTGCCCGACCTGGTCGAGGGGGTCCGCGCCCACGGCAGCCTGCTGCGCTGGGGCCTGCGGGGACGTCCCCGTCGCGCAGCGGGCGCGCCGCGGCCGACGCTCGTCTCCTTCCGCGAGGGGCTGGGCGAGTGGCCGCGGCGACTCGCCGAGGCGCTCGGGCCGGCGCTCCGGCTGCAGGATCCGGCGGTGGCCCTCGAGCCGCACGCCGGTGGCTGGATCGTCCACACGGGCTCGGGCGGGACTGTGCGTGCGCGTGCGGTCGTCTCCGCGCTCCCGGCTCCGGCCGCCGCGGCCCTGGTCCGGGAGCTCGACGGGGCCGCCGCCGACGCGCTCGACGGCATCGGGTACGCGCCCGTCGCCGTCGTCCACCTGGGGTTCGTCTGCGCGGAGCCTCCCGATGTCCTGCGTGGCTTCGGCTGCCTGAATCCGACCGGGGAGGGGCGCCGCACGCTCGGGACGCTCTTCTCCAGCTCGCTCTTCCCGGGGCGCGCCCCGGAGGGCCACGTGCTCACGGCCACGTTCGTGGGCGGGAGCCGCGCGCCCGAGGCGTTCGTCGAGGACGACACGGCGCTGGTCGACCGTGCGCTGCACGAGCACCGGACGTTGTTCGGGCTGGACGCACCGGCCTTCGAGCGCGTGATCCGCTGGCGGCGCGCGATCCCGCAGTACGAGGTCGGACACACCGAACGCATCGCACGCGTGCGACGGCTGGAGGTGGCGCGACCCGGCCTGCGGCTCATCGGCTCCTGGCGCGGCGGCGTGAGCGTCCCCGGGTGCTGGGCCTCCGGGCGCGCGACGGCCGATGCTGTCGCGGGCGAGATGCGGCCCGCGGGGACCTCCGCTAGCGTAGGGAGGTCGTCCAGCCTCCTCGCCGCCGGGAGTCCATCCTGA
- a CDS encoding META domain-containing protein, producing MRLRVLVPWVALVVGACGETPDPPAAGGEPAAAVSPALAGTRWEVTFLQGGVDPAQAPRRPTLEFLDAGQAAGHSGCNPMAGSWNSDGGGLTFGGMALTRMACPEPVTAVETAFLDALDRTRASALVGDELVLQGAGGVLLARLRPAS from the coding sequence ATGCGCCTCCGTGTGCTCGTTCCGTGGGTCGCGCTCGTCGTGGGTGCCTGCGGCGAGACCCCGGATCCCCCCGCCGCCGGGGGAGAGCCCGCGGCGGCGGTCAGCCCGGCGCTCGCCGGCACCCGCTGGGAGGTGACGTTCCTCCAGGGAGGCGTGGATCCGGCCCAGGCGCCGCGTAGGCCCACGCTGGAGTTCCTCGACGCCGGGCAGGCGGCCGGTCACAGCGGGTGCAACCCGATGGCCGGCTCGTGGAACTCCGACGGGGGCGGCCTCACGTTCGGGGGCATGGCCCTCACGCGCATGGCCTGTCCGGAGCCGGTGACCGCGGTCGAGACCGCGTTCCTGGACGCGCTGGACCGCACGCGCGCCTCCGCCCTCGTCGGGGACGAGCTCGTCCTCCAGGGGGCGGGGGGCGTGCTGCTGGCACGCCTGCGCCCGGCCTCCTGA
- a CDS encoding outer membrane beta-barrel protein yields the protein MSRCAPFLLAGALALVPPALQAQSTLGFRGGVSIASADVDDLSGSLEEENRTGWSVGTFLALGNGLFVLQPELSFTEKGFELIGANAVEVKLRYLEPSLLLKAGVPLGPVRADVFGGVGIGFEASCSIDGVDCDSSAFGLETTTDWSALFGADVGLMLGSFSLWGDVRYAMGLTDIEEASDVWDGIENRSFLVQVGVGVPLSR from the coding sequence ATGTCGCGATGCGCTCCGTTCCTCCTCGCCGGCGCCCTCGCGCTCGTGCCCCCGGCGCTCCAGGCCCAGAGCACGCTCGGATTCCGCGGCGGCGTCAGCATCGCCAGCGCCGACGTGGACGACCTGTCCGGCAGCCTGGAGGAGGAGAACCGCACCGGGTGGTCGGTGGGGACCTTCCTCGCGCTCGGCAACGGGCTCTTCGTGCTGCAGCCGGAGCTCTCCTTCACCGAGAAGGGCTTCGAGCTGATCGGCGCGAACGCGGTGGAGGTGAAGCTGCGCTACCTCGAGCCTTCCCTGCTGCTCAAGGCCGGAGTGCCCCTCGGCCCGGTGCGCGCCGACGTGTTCGGGGGCGTCGGCATCGGGTTCGAGGCCTCCTGCAGCATCGACGGCGTGGACTGCGACAGCAGCGCCTTCGGCCTCGAGACCACGACGGACTGGTCGGCCCTGTTCGGCGCGGACGTGGGACTGATGCTGGGCTCGTTCTCGCTGTGGGGCGACGTGCGCTACGCGATGGGGCTCACGGACATCGAAGAGGCGTCCGACGTGTGGGACGGCATCGAGAACCGCAGCTTCCTGGTCCAGGTGGGTGTGGGGGTGCCGCTGTCGCGCTGA